A window from Seriola aureovittata isolate HTS-2021-v1 ecotype China chromosome 14, ASM2101889v1, whole genome shotgun sequence encodes these proteins:
- the LOC130181049 gene encoding uncharacterized protein LOC130181049 isoform X1, with amino-acid sequence MQPLPGNRTTFPHPREKSTHMLAPPSAPVCPLPDSGYQSDFGSDSGLSDIRSTCSSTQTITESDRSRDTPPFFQDKPRRVREKSTHMLAPPSAPVCPLPDYGYQSDFGSDSGLSDIRSTCSSTQTITESDRSRDTPPFFQDKPRRVRSRGKDTTLLSKIESIVADLMKCEASPVVVAVSLVVTAAVLCFVGSLFTRERGATPEVKIVLPSYSGEGKITAETDKMLKQVIEELKKEVERRVRSEIQAKKDTSEATEVERRVRSEIQAKKDTSEATEVERRVRSEIQAKKDTRKATKGCVVSIVRLFMIWPTILFLFLSGCNYLIFNR; translated from the exons ATGCAACCATTGCCAGGAAACAGGACGACCTTTCCCCATCCAAG GGAGAAATCTACTCACATGTTAGCTCCTCCCTCGGCTCCTGTTTGCCCTCTGCCGGACTCTGGCTACCAGAGCGACTTTGGCTCTGATAGCGGCCTGAG TGATATTCGCTCCACATGTAGCTCCACTCAGACCATAACAGAGAGTGACAGGTCCCGGGATACACCTCCATTTTTTCAAGACAAACCCAGACGTGTAAG GGAGAAATCTACTCACATGTTAGCTCCTCCCTCGGCTCCTGTTTGCCCTCTGCCGGACTATGGCTACCAGAGCGACTTTGGCTCTGATAGCGGCCTGAG TGATATTCGCTCCACATGTAGCTCCACTCAGACCATAACAGAGAGTGACAGGTCCCGGGATACACCTCCATTTTTTCAAGACAAACCCAGACGTGTAAG ATCGAGAGGCAAAGACACG ACTCTGCTTTCTAAAATAGAAAGCATTGTTGCAGATCTAATGAAATGTGAGGCTTCGCCAGTTGTCGTTGCAGTTTCCCTCGTTGTGACAGCAGCAGTTCTCTGTTTCGTCGGCAGTCTTTTTACCCGAG agagGGGGGCGACTCCAGAGGTGAAAATTGTGCTGCCGAGCTATTCAGGAGAAGGGAAGATCACAGCAGAAACGGATAAGATGCTGAAGCAAGTTATTGAAGAACTAAAAAAGGAAGTGGAAAGAAGGGTTCGATCAGAAATTCAAGCAAAGAAAGATACAAGCGAAGCTACAGAAGTGGAAAGAAGGGTTCGATCAGAAATCCAAGCAAAGAAAGATACAAGCGAAGCTACAGAAGTGGAAAGAAGGGTTCGATCAGAAATTCAAGCAAAGAAAGATACAAGAAAAGCTACAAAAGGTTGTGTTGTGTCTATAGTCAGGTTATTTATGATATGGCCAAcgattctttttctttttctttctggttgcaattatttgatatttaatagATAG
- the LOC130181049 gene encoding uncharacterized protein LOC130181049 isoform X2, translating to MQPLPVNRTTFPRQREKSTRKYVATLPDTGYQSGYGTDSGLSSTQTISESDKSRDTPPFFQDKPRRVREKSTHMLAPPSAPVCPLPDYGYQSDFGSDSGLSDIRSTCSSTQTITESDRSRDTPPFFQDKPRRVRSRGKDTTLLSKIESIVADLMKCEASPVVVAVSLVVTAAVLCFVGSLFTRERGATPEVKIVLPSYSGEGKITAETDKMLKQVIEELKKEVERRVRSEIQAKKDTSEATEVERRVRSEIQAKKDTSEATEVERRVRSEIQAKKDTRKATKGCVVSIVRLFMIWPTILFLFLSGCNYLIFNR from the exons ATGCAACCATTGCCAGTAAACAGGACGACCTTTCCCCGTCAAAG GGAGAAATCTACTCGCAAGTATGTTGCCACTCTGCCGGACACTGGCTACCAGAGCGGCTATGGCACTGATAGCGGCCTGAG cTCCACTCAGACCATATCAGAGAGTGACAAGTCCCGGGATACACCTCCATTTTTTCAAGACAAACCCAGACGTGTACG GGAGAAATCTACTCACATGTTAGCTCCTCCCTCGGCTCCTGTTTGCCCTCTGCCGGACTATGGCTACCAGAGCGACTTTGGCTCTGATAGCGGCCTGAG TGATATTCGCTCCACATGTAGCTCCACTCAGACCATAACAGAGAGTGACAGGTCCCGGGATACACCTCCATTTTTTCAAGACAAACCCAGACGTGTAAG ATCGAGAGGCAAAGACACG ACTCTGCTTTCTAAAATAGAAAGCATTGTTGCAGATCTAATGAAATGTGAGGCTTCGCCAGTTGTCGTTGCAGTTTCCCTCGTTGTGACAGCAGCAGTTCTCTGTTTCGTCGGCAGTCTTTTTACCCGAG agagGGGGGCGACTCCAGAGGTGAAAATTGTGCTGCCGAGCTATTCAGGAGAAGGGAAGATCACAGCAGAAACGGATAAGATGCTGAAGCAAGTTATTGAAGAACTAAAAAAGGAAGTGGAAAGAAGGGTTCGATCAGAAATTCAAGCAAAGAAAGATACAAGCGAAGCTACAGAAGTGGAAAGAAGGGTTCGATCAGAAATCCAAGCAAAGAAAGATACAAGCGAAGCTACAGAAGTGGAAAGAAGGGTTCGATCAGAAATTCAAGCAAAGAAAGATACAAGAAAAGCTACAAAAGGTTGTGTTGTGTCTATAGTCAGGTTATTTATGATATGGCCAAcgattctttttctttttctttctggttgcaattatttgatatttaatagATAG
- the LOC130181049 gene encoding uncharacterized protein LOC130181049 isoform X4, whose translation MQPLPVNRTTFPRQREKSTRKYVATLPDTGYQSGYGTDSGLSDIRSTCSSTQTITESDRSRDTPPFFQDKPRRVRSRGKDTTLLSKIESIVADLMKCEASPVVVAVSLVVTAAVLCFVGSLFTRERGATPEVKIVLPSYSGEGKITAETDKMLKQVIEELKKEVERRVRSEIQAKKDTSEATEVERRVRSEIQAKKDTSEATEVERRVRSEIQAKKDTRKATKGCVVSIVRLFMIWPTILFLFLSGCNYLIFNR comes from the exons ATGCAACCATTGCCAGTAAACAGGACGACCTTTCCCCGTCAAAG GGAGAAATCTACTCGCAAGTATGTTGCCACTCTGCCGGACACTGGCTACCAGAGCGGCTATGGCACTGATAGCGGCCTGAG TGATATTCGCTCCACATGTAGCTCCACTCAGACCATAACAGAGAGTGACAGGTCCCGGGATACACCTCCATTTTTTCAAGACAAACCCAGACGTGTAAG ATCGAGAGGCAAAGACACG ACTCTGCTTTCTAAAATAGAAAGCATTGTTGCAGATCTAATGAAATGTGAGGCTTCGCCAGTTGTCGTTGCAGTTTCCCTCGTTGTGACAGCAGCAGTTCTCTGTTTCGTCGGCAGTCTTTTTACCCGAG agagGGGGGCGACTCCAGAGGTGAAAATTGTGCTGCCGAGCTATTCAGGAGAAGGGAAGATCACAGCAGAAACGGATAAGATGCTGAAGCAAGTTATTGAAGAACTAAAAAAGGAAGTGGAAAGAAGGGTTCGATCAGAAATTCAAGCAAAGAAAGATACAAGCGAAGCTACAGAAGTGGAAAGAAGGGTTCGATCAGAAATCCAAGCAAAGAAAGATACAAGCGAAGCTACAGAAGTGGAAAGAAGGGTTCGATCAGAAATTCAAGCAAAGAAAGATACAAGAAAAGCTACAAAAGGTTGTGTTGTGTCTATAGTCAGGTTATTTATGATATGGCCAAcgattctttttctttttctttctggttgcaattatttgatatttaatagATAG
- the LOC130181049 gene encoding uncharacterized protein LOC130181049 isoform X3 has translation MQPLPVNRTTFPRQREKSTHMLAPPSAPVCPLPDYGYQSDFGSDSGLSDIRSTCSSTQTITESDRSRDTPPFFQDKPRRVRSRGKDTTLLSKIESIVADLMKCEASPVVVAVSLVVTAAVLCFVGSLFTRERGATPEVKIVLPSYSGEGKITAETDKMLKQVIEELKKEVERRVRSEIQAKKDTSEATEVERRVRSEIQAKKDTSEATEVERRVRSEIQAKKDTRKATKGCVVSIVRLFMIWPTILFLFLSGCNYLIFNR, from the exons ATGCAACCATTGCCAGTAAACAGGACGACCTTTCCCCGTCAAAG GGAGAAATCTACTCACATGTTAGCTCCTCCCTCGGCTCCTGTTTGCCCTCTGCCGGACTATGGCTACCAGAGCGACTTTGGCTCTGATAGCGGCCTGAG TGATATTCGCTCCACATGTAGCTCCACTCAGACCATAACAGAGAGTGACAGGTCCCGGGATACACCTCCATTTTTTCAAGACAAACCCAGACGTGTAAG ATCGAGAGGCAAAGACACG ACTCTGCTTTCTAAAATAGAAAGCATTGTTGCAGATCTAATGAAATGTGAGGCTTCGCCAGTTGTCGTTGCAGTTTCCCTCGTTGTGACAGCAGCAGTTCTCTGTTTCGTCGGCAGTCTTTTTACCCGAG agagGGGGGCGACTCCAGAGGTGAAAATTGTGCTGCCGAGCTATTCAGGAGAAGGGAAGATCACAGCAGAAACGGATAAGATGCTGAAGCAAGTTATTGAAGAACTAAAAAAGGAAGTGGAAAGAAGGGTTCGATCAGAAATTCAAGCAAAGAAAGATACAAGCGAAGCTACAGAAGTGGAAAGAAGGGTTCGATCAGAAATCCAAGCAAAGAAAGATACAAGCGAAGCTACAGAAGTGGAAAGAAGGGTTCGATCAGAAATTCAAGCAAAGAAAGATACAAGAAAAGCTACAAAAGGTTGTGTTGTGTCTATAGTCAGGTTATTTATGATATGGCCAAcgattctttttctttttctttctggttgcaattatttgatatttaatagATAG
- the ctu2 gene encoding cytoplasmic tRNA 2-thiolation protein 2 encodes MCQVDEDYHDGLERAEVPSVSKKCVKCKEASAAVVIRAGDTYCRGCFKEYFIHKFRAMLGKNRIIFPGEKVLLAVSGGSSSSSMLSQVQEGLSQNAHKKLRFLPGIVYIDEGGAVGQSVEERRRTVAELQAVFKATGFPFHMVPLEQVLDLPSSVVVTAPAASEQPASAYKAAVDHFIQSDSSSCSTPQDHEQTSVPEVQESHTQLLQQLVGSAQTLTARQDLLNTLRHHLLVHTARTEGYSKLMLGDNCTRVAVKLLTSISLGRGAQLAQDTGFSDSRYGDIILVRPMRDYSAKEIAYYNHMFRVPSVFIPGGDTKTTDKASIQRLTESFVTKLQADFPSTVSTIYRTSEKLQTACRKSSTADQADRCLLCMCALDTAVENASAFQATLTSEQLSQNKPSGATGTETPRPNPAPVEQESTAPSGQCCSSGGEDCGRAERGGGGCCSSAKDPERTDLKSLLCYSCQLTIKDMSSLERLPQYILSEAQRRQRRSQMREEISEFLLDDGDEGS; translated from the exons ATGTGCCAAGTGGATGAAGACTACCATGATGGACTGGAGCGCGCGGAGGTGCCCAG TGTGTCCAAGAAATGTGTCAAATGCAAAGAGGCAAGTGCAGCTGTGGtcatcagagcaggagacacATACTGCAG GGGCTGTTTCAAGGAATACTTCATCCACAAGTTCAGAGCCATGCTGGGCAAAAACAGGATCATCTTCCCTGGAGAGAAG GTGCTGCTGGCTGTATCTGGTGGTTCTTCGTCCTCTTCAATGCTCAGTCAAGTCCAAGAG GGTCTGAGTCAGAATGCTCATAAGAAGTTGAGATTCTTACCTGGCATCGTTTACATCGATG AGGGTGGAGCTGTAGGTCAGTCTGTGGAGGAAAGACGGAGGACGGTGGCTGAGCTGCAGGCTGTGTTCAAAGCTACTGGTTTCCCCTTCCACATGGTGCCTCTGGAACAG GTTCTGGATCTTCCCAGTTCAGTTGTGGTGACGGCTCCAGCTGCCTCGGAGCAGCCGGCCAGCGCCTACAAAGCAGCGGTGGATCACTTCATTCAGagcgacagcagcagctgttcgACTCCACAGGACCATGAGCAAACGTCGGTGCCGGAGGTTCAGGAGTCCCACACacagctcctgcagcagctggtcgGCTCAGCTCAGACACTGACGGCCAGACAGGACCTGCTGAACACACTAAG GCATCATCTGCTGGTGCACACGGCTCGCACTGAGGGATACAGCAAACTGATGCTGGGAGACAACTGCACCAGAGTGGCTGTGAAACTGCTCACCAGTATCTCACTGGGCAGAGGAGCACAGCTGGCTCAGGACacg GGTTTCTCTGACTCCAGGTATGGTGACATCATATTAGTGAGACCAATGAGGGACTACTCAGCCAAAGAAATCGCGTACTACAACCACATGTTCCGCGTTCCCTCTGTTTTTATACCAGGCGGGGACACTAAG acaacagacaaagCCAGTATCCAGCGTCTGACAGAGAGCTTTGTCACCAAACTGCAGGCCGACTTCCCCTCCACTGTCAGCACCATCTACAG GACCAGCGAGAAGCTGCAGACAGCGTGTAGGAAGTCCTCCACAGCTGACCAGGCTGACAGGTGTCTGCTCTGTATGTGTGCGCTGGACACTGCTGTTG AGAACGCTTCTGCCTTTCAGGCCACACTGACCTCAGAGCAGCTCTCCCAGAATAAACCTTCAGGAGCCACAGGGACTGAGACCCCGAGACCAAACCCAG CTCCAGTGGAGCAAGAATCAACTGCTCCCTCTGGACAGTGCTGTTCCTCCGGAGGAGAGGATTgtgggagagcagagagaggtggTGGAGGCTGCTGTTCTTCTGCCAA GGACCCAGAGAGAACCGATCTGAAGAGCCTGTTGTGTTACAGCTGTCAGCTGACCATCAAAGACATG TCGTCACTGGAGCGTCTCCCTCAGTACATCCTGTCAGAGGctcagaggaggcagaggag gtctcagatgagagaggagatcaGTGAGTTCCTGctggatgatggtgatgaaggcaGTTAG